In Desulfobaccales bacterium, a genomic segment contains:
- a CDS encoding dodecin family protein: protein MSGTNVARVTHIIAESPKSFDDAVQVGFARAASTLRGITGLRVVEQRVSVKDNKINTYRVKLEVIFILD from the coding sequence ATGTCAGGAACCAATGTTGCCAGGGTAACTCATATTATCGCCGAATCCCCCAAGAGCTTTGATGATGCGGTGCAAGTAGGTTTCGCCCGCGCCGCCAGCACCCTCCGGGGTATAACCGGCCTGCGGGTCGTGGAGCAGCGGGTTTCGGTCAAAGATAACAAGATCAACACCTACCGGGTGAAGCTGGAAGTTATCTTCATCCTGGATTGA
- a CDS encoding tetratricopeptide repeat protein, with protein sequence MALRKSGLTVFWICMIAVLWLGPALASPEKPETQEPFEQGLNALSQGNPTLAVEKFSAALNLDPELVEAYINRGIAKMKLALWADAVGDFDKALDLAPNSPEALYNRGLAYSRQKVFDKALADYTQALKFAPKDWQIYYNRGNTYLDQDKPQEALKDYNQALKLHPQGPEILYNRSLVYLALDKPEQALADADRVTELNPTYARAFISRGRALEKLGNKYEALAAYRRFLNTGNPDTDAALLQQALGRIKALEASK encoded by the coding sequence ATGGCGTTACGCAAAAGCGGCTTAACCGTTTTTTGGATTTGCATGATCGCAGTTTTATGGCTGGGACCGGCCTTGGCCAGCCCGGAAAAACCTGAAACCCAGGAGCCCTTCGAGCAAGGCTTGAACGCTCTGAGCCAGGGTAACCCTACCCTGGCCGTGGAGAAATTTTCCGCGGCGCTGAACCTTGACCCGGAATTGGTGGAGGCCTATATCAACCGGGGTATTGCCAAAATGAAGCTGGCCCTGTGGGCCGACGCGGTGGGTGATTTCGACAAGGCCCTGGATTTAGCCCCGAATTCCCCTGAGGCCCTCTACAACCGAGGCCTGGCCTACAGCCGCCAGAAGGTGTTCGATAAGGCCCTGGCGGACTACACCCAGGCTTTAAAGTTCGCGCCAAAGGACTGGCAAATTTATTACAATCGGGGCAACACCTACCTGGACCAAGACAAACCTCAGGAGGCCCTCAAAGACTATAACCAGGCCTTGAAACTGCATCCCCAGGGGCCGGAAATTCTATATAACCGGAGTCTGGTCTATTTGGCCCTGGATAAACCGGAACAGGCCCTGGCCGACGCCGATCGCGTGACGGAGCTCAATCCCACCTATGCCCGGGCCTTTATTAGCCGGGGCCGGGCCCTGGAAAAACTGGGCAATAAGTACGAGGCCCTGGCCGCATACCGGCGCTTCCTGAATACCGGCAACCCTGACACGGACGCAGCCTTGCTCCAGCAGGCGCTGGGCCGGATTAAAGCCCTGGAGGCGAGTAAATGA
- the moaA gene encoding GTP 3',8-cyclase MoaA, with translation MPGSINYLRVSITDRCNLRCFYCTSWGGWQKLACGEILRYEELLRLAAVAASVGIRKVRVTGGEPLVRRGVVDFIGRLHRVPGIEEVCLTTNGVRLAELAPALYDTGLRHLNLSLDSLRRDRFREITGHDHFGDVLAGIERAAALGFAPIKINCVVLKDLNDDELLDFALLTREHSFQVRFIEFMPTVDEAHWRRHFLPIAEVRRRLARLGFLEPVTSPATAGPARTFKVPGFKGELGFISSVSDHHCPTCNRLRLTSAGRLRPCLFAAPEVDLKGPLRQGASDEILARLFEEAIQLKSCVSPTPDLPSAAAGRAMVSIGG, from the coding sequence TTGCCGGGATCAATCAATTACTTGCGGGTTTCCATTACCGACCGCTGCAATCTGCGCTGTTTCTATTGCACCTCATGGGGGGGCTGGCAAAAGCTGGCCTGCGGGGAGATCCTGCGCTACGAAGAGCTGCTGCGCCTGGCCGCAGTGGCCGCGAGCGTCGGCATCCGCAAGGTTCGGGTCACCGGCGGCGAACCCCTGGTGCGCCGAGGCGTAGTTGATTTCATCGGCCGCCTGCACCGGGTTCCCGGGATTGAGGAGGTTTGCCTCACCACCAACGGGGTGCGCCTGGCCGAACTGGCCCCGGCCCTTTATGACACCGGTTTGCGCCATCTCAATCTCAGCCTGGATAGCCTGCGCCGGGACCGTTTCCGGGAGATTACCGGTCATGATCACTTCGGCGACGTGCTGGCCGGCATTGAGCGGGCCGCAGCGCTGGGGTTTGCTCCCATCAAGATCAACTGCGTGGTCTTGAAAGACCTCAATGACGATGAACTCCTGGACTTCGCCCTTCTGACCCGGGAGCACTCCTTCCAGGTGCGTTTCATCGAGTTCATGCCCACGGTGGATGAGGCGCACTGGCGCCGCCATTTCCTGCCCATTGCCGAAGTACGCCGACGGCTGGCCAGGCTGGGCTTTCTTGAGCCCGTCACCTCCCCCGCCACCGCCGGTCCCGCCCGGACCTTTAAGGTGCCGGGATTTAAGGGCGAGTTGGGCTTTATCAGCTCCGTCAGCGATCACCACTGCCCCACCTGCAACCGCCTGCGCCTCACCTCGGCTGGCCGGCTGCGGCCCTGTCTCTTTGCCGCTCCTGAAGTTGACCTGAAGGGGCCGTTGCGCCAAGGGGCCTCCGACGAGATTTTGGCTCGGCTTTTTGAGGAAGCCATCCAGTTAAAAAGCTGCGTCTCTCCCACCCCTGATCTGCCTTCCGCTGCGGCCGGGCGGGCCATGGTGAGCATCGGCGGCTGA
- the rtcA gene encoding RNA 3'-terminal phosphate cyclase gives MLHLDGSYGEGGGQILRTALSLSAVTGVPVRIERIRAGRPKPGLRPQHLTAVQALARVCQAEVTEAHLDSQALTFKPRVLKAGHYLFDVAAKTGSAGAVSLIAQALLPPLLMAGAPTTIILKGGTHVPWSPPVHYLSHVFLPALAGLGATAELSLERWGWYPKGGGEVHVHITPVRTLTGVEWRTPAAPPALRALSAASKLPEHVARRQAARLTARLQETVPVEIIPASGQDPGSFVFLWGPRAGFSALGARGKPAEQVADEVVEAYLVFLKSRAALDRHLADQILLYLALARGPSTFTTEAVTSHLLTNVWAIEQFLGPKFEVRGNLGEPGEIFCQGRK, from the coding sequence ATGCTGCATCTGGATGGTTCTTACGGGGAAGGGGGCGGGCAGATTCTCCGCACCGCCCTTTCTCTGTCGGCGGTAACGGGGGTCCCGGTCCGGATCGAACGCATCCGGGCCGGTCGCCCCAAGCCGGGACTTAGGCCCCAGCACCTTACCGCAGTCCAGGCCCTGGCCCGCGTCTGCCAGGCGGAGGTTACCGAGGCCCACCTCGACAGCCAGGCGCTTACCTTCAAGCCCCGTGTCCTTAAAGCCGGCCACTATCTTTTTGATGTCGCGGCAAAGACCGGCAGCGCCGGGGCCGTCAGCCTCATTGCCCAGGCCCTGCTGCCGCCTCTCCTTATGGCCGGAGCGCCCACCACCATCATCCTCAAAGGGGGCACCCATGTGCCCTGGAGCCCCCCGGTCCATTACCTCAGCCATGTCTTTCTGCCGGCCCTGGCTGGGCTGGGAGCAACGGCAGAGCTTTCCCTGGAGCGCTGGGGCTGGTACCCCAAAGGCGGCGGCGAGGTGCACGTGCATATTACGCCGGTCCGTACCCTCACCGGCGTCGAGTGGCGGACCCCTGCTGCCCCGCCCGCGTTACGGGCCTTGTCCGCGGCCTCTAAATTGCCTGAACATGTGGCCCGGCGGCAGGCAGCCAGACTCACGGCCCGCCTCCAGGAAACGGTGCCGGTGGAGATTATCCCGGCAAGCGGCCAGGACCCCGGCAGCTTCGTCTTCCTGTGGGGTCCCCGGGCCGGGTTCAGCGCCTTGGGGGCTAGGGGCAAACCCGCGGAGCAGGTGGCGGACGAGGTGGTCGAGGCCTACCTGGTCTTTTTAAAAAGCCGCGCCGCACTTGACCGCCACCTGGCGGACCAGATTCTCCTCTACCTCGCCCTGGCCCGGGGACCCTCCACCTTCACCACGGAAGCCGTTACCTCGCATCTGCTCACCAACGTCTGGGCCATTGAGCAGTTTTTGGGGCCTAAATTTGAGGTTCGTGGGAATCTGGGAGAGCCTGGAGAGATATTTTGCCAGGGACGGAAATAG
- a CDS encoding YkgJ family cysteine cluster protein has product MAPKVTGQSLNAVRSPVFQCQQCGDCCSGRGGIFVKPKEVEEMAALLSLPVEEFSRLYVEASAMGPRLTIAGNGFCVFMMEGNLCRVHPVKPFICGQWPFLPILLVEPDELEHAKTACPGINPACSHADFVDEALRQDLTEK; this is encoded by the coding sequence ATGGCTCCGAAAGTGACCGGCCAAAGCCTTAACGCCGTCCGGTCCCCGGTGTTCCAGTGCCAACAGTGCGGCGACTGCTGCTCCGGCCGGGGCGGCATCTTTGTCAAGCCCAAAGAAGTGGAGGAGATGGCCGCGCTCTTGTCGCTGCCCGTAGAGGAGTTTAGCCGGCTTTACGTGGAGGCCTCGGCCATGGGTCCCCGCCTCACCATAGCCGGCAATGGCTTTTGCGTCTTCATGATGGAGGGCAACCTCTGCCGGGTGCACCCGGTGAAACCCTTCATCTGCGGCCAGTGGCCCTTCCTCCCGATCCTTTTGGTGGAACCGGACGAACTGGAGCACGCCAAGACCGCCTGCCCTGGAATCAACCCGGCTTGCAGCCATGCTGACTTTGTGGATGAGGCGCTGCGGCAAGATTTAACTGAAAAGTGA
- the metG gene encoding methionine--tRNA ligase, translated as MPYYITTPIYYVNAEPHIGHAYTTVVADALARFHRLLGEEVRFQTGTDEHGDKVMDAAAAAGLPVKDFVDQISARFRQSWDDLDISYDHYIRTTNPEHMRVVQEVLTRVHDSGDIYFGEYGGLYCFGCECFYLERDLVNGLCPDHKVAPTFLKEENYFFRMSKYQDWLIDQIKSHPDWIRPERYKNEMLAFLKEPLEDLCISRPKSRMDWGITLPFDERFVTYVWFDALINYLSGLDYPGGELFKKFWPAQHLIAKDILKPHAIYWPTMLKAMGLEPFRNLNVHGYWQMAAGKMSKSLGNVVEPRTLAARFGIDQVRYFFLREMVFGLDSHFSEEALTTRINADLANDLGNLVARSLGMAFKYRQGVVPAPNVPDAMDIEVVTAVQAMAADFMRLFPAMEFTKALAGLWEFIGLLNRYIVSSAPWELAKQPEAAGRLDTVLYHLLEGLRWIAALLRPVMPGSALKISEHLCLGLALWDHPLPQVLTWGRLAPGSHLAKGPALFPRIEAEEK; from the coding sequence ATGCCCTACTACATCACCACACCCATTTATTACGTCAATGCCGAGCCTCACATCGGTCACGCCTACACCACCGTGGTGGCCGATGCCCTGGCCCGCTTTCACCGCCTCTTGGGGGAGGAGGTCCGCTTTCAGACCGGCACCGACGAGCACGGCGACAAAGTGATGGATGCCGCGGCCGCGGCGGGGCTGCCGGTCAAAGACTTCGTGGACCAGATCAGCGCCCGTTTCCGCCAGTCCTGGGATGACCTGGACATCAGCTATGACCACTACATCCGGACCACCAACCCCGAGCACATGCGAGTGGTGCAGGAAGTTTTAACCAGGGTGCACGACTCCGGGGATATTTATTTCGGGGAGTACGGCGGGCTCTATTGTTTCGGCTGCGAATGCTTTTACCTGGAGCGCGATCTGGTTAACGGCCTCTGCCCGGACCACAAAGTGGCCCCGACTTTCCTTAAGGAAGAGAACTACTTCTTCCGCATGAGCAAGTACCAGGACTGGCTCATCGACCAGATCAAGAGCCACCCCGACTGGATCAGGCCGGAACGCTACAAAAACGAGATGCTGGCCTTTCTCAAGGAGCCTCTGGAAGATCTGTGCATCTCCCGGCCCAAGAGCCGCATGGATTGGGGCATTACCTTGCCTTTCGATGAGCGCTTTGTCACCTATGTCTGGTTCGACGCCCTGATCAACTACCTTTCAGGTTTGGATTATCCCGGGGGCGAGCTTTTTAAAAAATTCTGGCCCGCCCAGCATCTCATCGCTAAGGACATCCTCAAACCCCATGCCATCTATTGGCCCACCATGCTGAAGGCCATGGGGCTTGAACCCTTCCGGAACCTCAACGTCCACGGCTATTGGCAGATGGCGGCGGGCAAGATGTCCAAGAGCCTGGGGAACGTGGTGGAACCCCGGACCCTGGCCGCCCGTTTCGGCATCGACCAGGTCCGCTATTTCTTCCTGAGGGAGATGGTCTTCGGGCTGGACTCCCACTTCAGCGAAGAAGCCTTGACCACCCGGATCAATGCCGACCTGGCCAACGATCTGGGTAATCTTGTGGCCCGCAGCCTGGGGATGGCCTTCAAATACCGGCAAGGCGTGGTGCCGGCCCCCAACGTGCCTGACGCCATGGATATCGAAGTCGTCACCGCAGTGCAGGCCATGGCCGCGGACTTTATGCGACTCTTTCCGGCCATGGAGTTTACCAAGGCCCTGGCCGGACTGTGGGAATTTATCGGCCTGCTCAACCGCTACATTGTGAGTTCGGCGCCGTGGGAGTTGGCCAAACAGCCCGAGGCCGCGGGGCGCTTGGACACGGTTTTGTATCACCTTTTGGAAGGACTGCGTTGGATCGCGGCGCTGCTGAGGCCCGTGATGCCCGGCAGCGCCCTCAAAATCAGCGAACACCTGTGTTTGGGCCTGGCCCTGTGGGACCACCCTCTGCCCCAGGTGCTCACGTGGGGGAGGCTCGCGCCCGGCAGCCACCTAGCCAAAGGCCCGGCCCTGTTCCCCCGGATAGAGGCGGAGGAGAAATAA
- a CDS encoding DUF370 domain-containing protein has translation MDGRLINIGFGNTVISHRVVAVVMPGSAPMKRLRERATQADRLIDATQGRKTRSIIITDSNHIILSAVHAETLSLRLNGHGVSARPEPGEKEL, from the coding sequence ATGGATGGGCGCTTAATCAACATCGGTTTCGGCAACACCGTGATTTCGCATCGGGTGGTAGCGGTGGTCATGCCAGGCTCAGCCCCCATGAAACGCCTGCGGGAGCGGGCCACCCAGGCCGACCGCCTCATCGACGCCACCCAGGGCCGCAAGACCCGTTCAATTATTATTACTGACAGCAATCACATTATCCTGTCAGCGGTCCACGCGGAGACCCTCTCCCTGCGCCTCAACGGCCATGGCGTCAGTGCGCGGCCGGAACCGGGGGAAAAGGAACTTTAG
- a CDS encoding glycosyltransferase family 2 protein produces MKLSIVIPIYNEKETLEEIFRLVQETPYDKEIIAVDDASTDGSRDIVARLAQQYDNVKTFYHERNQGKGAALRTGFAQVTGDVVIIQDADLEYRPVDYPSLLEPIEQGNADVVYGSRMVGGRPHRVLFFWHYMGNRAITTLSNMFTNLNLSDMEVGYKVFKAEVLQGIQIKCERFGVEPELTAKIAKKHWRIYEVPIQYHGRDYAAGKKITWRDGIAAVCHIIRFKFSD; encoded by the coding sequence ATGAAGCTGAGTATTGTCATTCCGATTTACAACGAAAAAGAGACGTTGGAGGAGATCTTTCGCCTGGTTCAGGAGACTCCGTACGACAAAGAGATCATCGCGGTGGACGACGCCTCCACCGATGGCAGCCGGGATATTGTGGCCCGCCTCGCCCAACAATACGATAATGTCAAAACCTTTTACCACGAGCGCAATCAGGGCAAGGGCGCGGCCCTGCGCACTGGCTTCGCTCAGGTGACCGGGGATGTGGTCATCATCCAGGACGCCGATTTGGAGTACCGCCCCGTGGATTACCCGTCTTTGCTGGAGCCCATCGAACAGGGAAATGCTGACGTGGTGTACGGCTCTCGGATGGTGGGCGGCCGGCCCCACCGGGTGCTGTTTTTCTGGCATTACATGGGCAACCGGGCGATAACCACCCTCTCCAACATGTTCACCAATTTGAATCTGTCCGACATGGAAGTGGGCTACAAGGTGTTTAAGGCCGAAGTTTTGCAGGGAATACAGATTAAATGTGAACGCTTTGGGGTGGAGCCGGAACTGACTGCCAAGATTGCCAAGAAGCACTGGCGCATCTACGAGGTACCTATCCAATACCACGGCCGGGATTATGCCGCCGGGAAGAAAATCACCTGGCGAGACGGCATCGCCGCAGTCTGTCACATTATCCGGTTCAAATTTTCCGATTGA
- the queC gene encoding 7-cyano-7-deazaguanine synthase QueC, protein MFNSSSPKTKNQKRKTAVVLASGGLDSCVTAAVARREFDLALFHANYGQRTLTRELQAFQAQAAFYQVTSTLEVDLLYLGMIGGSSLTDFARAVPTEAVELPGIPSTYVPFRNTNLLAAAVAWAEVLGAAAVFIGANVLDNPGYPDCRPEYFEAVERVIELGTRPETHIRIHTPLIDLDKAGIVRLGLELGAPLDLTWSCYQDDVRACGQCSSCRLRLKGFAAAGVPDPISYRK, encoded by the coding sequence ATGTTTAATAGCAGTTCACCAAAAACCAAAAACCAAAAACGAAAAACGGCAGTGGTCCTGGCCAGCGGCGGGCTGGACAGTTGCGTAACCGCGGCGGTGGCCCGCCGGGAGTTCGACCTGGCCCTGTTTCATGCCAATTATGGCCAGCGCACCCTCACCCGGGAGTTGCAGGCCTTTCAGGCCCAGGCCGCGTTTTACCAGGTAACCTCCACCTTGGAGGTCGATCTGCTCTACCTGGGGATGATCGGCGGCTCCAGTCTCACGGACTTCGCGCGGGCCGTACCCACCGAGGCAGTGGAACTTCCGGGTATCCCCTCTACCTACGTGCCGTTCCGCAATACCAATCTTTTGGCCGCAGCGGTGGCTTGGGCCGAAGTCTTGGGGGCTGCCGCGGTGTTCATTGGCGCCAATGTGCTGGATAATCCCGGATATCCCGACTGTCGGCCCGAGTATTTTGAGGCTGTTGAGCGCGTCATTGAGTTAGGCACCCGGCCCGAAACCCATATCCGCATCCACACCCCCCTGATCGACCTGGACAAGGCCGGCATCGTGCGCCTGGGCCTGGAATTGGGCGCGCCCCTGGACCTCACCTGGTCGTGCTACCAGGACGACGTTCGGGCCTGCGGCCAGTGCTCCTCTTGCCGCCTGCGTCTCAAAGGCTTTGCCGCGGCGGGTGTCCCCGACCCCATCTCGTACCGCAAGTAA
- the gmk gene encoding guanylate kinase: MAGEIFVITAPSGTGKTTLLKPLMADDPGLRFSISYTTRPPRLGEVDGKDYFFVSPEEFGRLRDTDALAEWVEQFGYGYGTSRDWVKEMVASGADLVFDLDSRGARALKKNFPQATLIFILPPSLTELERRLKGRGNLDPEELARRLANGRSELKEVSWYDYLVVNDDIPTALYNLKAIVQAARCRTSQLWPHLATRYLSHNP; the protein is encoded by the coding sequence GTGGCCGGGGAAATCTTCGTCATAACCGCGCCTTCCGGGACGGGGAAGACGACGCTCTTAAAACCTTTGATGGCCGACGACCCCGGGCTGCGGTTTTCCATTTCCTACACCACCCGCCCGCCGCGCTTAGGCGAAGTTGACGGCAAAGACTATTTCTTTGTCAGCCCTGAGGAATTTGGTCGCTTGCGGGATACGGACGCTCTGGCGGAGTGGGTGGAACAGTTCGGTTACGGGTACGGCACCTCCCGGGACTGGGTTAAGGAGATGGTGGCGTCAGGCGCGGACCTGGTTTTCGACCTGGATTCACGGGGAGCCCGGGCCCTTAAGAAGAATTTTCCCCAAGCCACCCTGATTTTCATCCTGCCTCCCAGCCTTACCGAGCTGGAGCGCCGCCTTAAGGGCCGGGGCAATCTGGACCCCGAGGAACTGGCCCGCCGCCTGGCCAATGGCCGGTCGGAACTCAAAGAAGTTTCCTGGTATGATTACCTGGTGGTCAACGACGACATCCCCACCGCCCTTTATAACCTCAAGGCCATTGTCCAGGCCGCCCGCTGCCGCACCTCGCAACTCTGGCCCCACCTGGCTACCCGCTATCTAAGCCACAACCCCTGA
- a CDS encoding YicC/YloC family endoribonuclease, which produces MIKSMTAFGRGEVETAKQKWVVELRSVNHRFLELSLNLPRRFWALEDRFRKLIKGRLSRGRVDMQLSWESLAETSLTLKLDKAMVAEVRGVLEDIRQIGSTPESLRLEHFLHFSDLIVAKEQANQDLELEETWEVASQAVNQALDLLEEMRVTEGAALSADLAANLEDIRREVDKIGVQAPLLPQLWRERVAARLAELFPEGAPVDETRLAQEVALMAERRDLAEELARLESHLAQFQQTLGSDVPVGRKQEFLLQEMLREANTIGSKANDLMISQAVLEIKGFLERLREQVQNIE; this is translated from the coding sequence TTGATCAAAAGTATGACCGCATTCGGGCGGGGGGAAGTGGAGACCGCCAAGCAGAAGTGGGTGGTGGAATTGAGGAGCGTCAACCACCGCTTCCTGGAGCTGTCCCTGAACCTGCCCCGGCGTTTCTGGGCCCTGGAGGACCGGTTCCGGAAACTTATCAAGGGCCGCCTGTCCCGGGGCCGGGTGGATATGCAGCTTTCCTGGGAATCCCTGGCCGAAACGTCCTTAACCTTGAAGTTGGATAAGGCCATGGTGGCCGAGGTCCGCGGGGTGCTGGAGGACATCCGGCAGATCGGCAGTACCCCCGAGTCCCTGCGGCTGGAACATTTCCTCCATTTTTCGGATCTGATCGTTGCCAAGGAACAGGCCAATCAGGACCTGGAACTGGAAGAGACCTGGGAAGTGGCCTCCCAGGCGGTCAACCAGGCCTTGGATCTCTTAGAGGAGATGCGGGTAACCGAGGGCGCGGCCCTGTCGGCGGATCTGGCGGCCAACCTGGAGGATATCCGCCGGGAAGTGGATAAAATTGGCGTCCAGGCGCCGCTTTTGCCCCAACTCTGGCGGGAGCGGGTCGCGGCTCGCCTGGCGGAACTCTTCCCCGAAGGGGCGCCGGTGGACGAAACCCGTCTGGCTCAAGAGGTGGCGCTCATGGCCGAACGCCGGGACCTGGCCGAAGAGTTGGCCCGTCTGGAAAGCCATCTAGCCCAGTTCCAGCAAACCCTGGGGAGCGACGTGCCGGTGGGGCGCAAGCAGGAATTCTTGCTCCAGGAGATGCTCCGGGAAGCCAACACCATCGGCTCCAAGGCGAACGACCTGATGATTTCTCAGGCGGTGCTGGAAATCAAGGGCTTTTTGGAACGCCTCCGGGAGCAGGTACAGAATATCGAGTAG
- a CDS encoding DUF4416 family protein → MSTPGPATPVKPVVSMLLAREDLGPALVARLAEYFGPPDLVGPWWPFYSTAYYASEMGPNLGRRLVSFLHLADPARLAAWKVFTNELEQTFSLGERRPANLDPGYLARERLVLATGKNFPHRIYLDHGIYGDLTLIYDRQGGFQPLPWSYPDYAQGELPALLEVVRQKYLWQLKAMAD, encoded by the coding sequence ATGAGCACGCCGGGCCCGGCCACTCCAGTGAAGCCCGTGGTCAGTATGCTTTTGGCGCGGGAAGACCTGGGGCCGGCACTGGTTGCGCGACTCGCCGAATATTTCGGGCCGCCGGATTTGGTAGGACCCTGGTGGCCGTTTTACTCTACCGCTTATTACGCTTCGGAAATGGGCCCGAACCTGGGCCGCCGCCTGGTATCCTTCCTGCATTTGGCCGATCCAGCCCGCCTGGCTGCCTGGAAGGTGTTTACTAATGAGCTGGAGCAGACCTTCAGCCTGGGCGAGCGGCGGCCGGCTAACCTGGACCCGGGATACCTGGCCAGAGAACGGTTGGTCCTGGCCACCGGCAAGAATTTCCCTCATCGTATTTACCTGGATCACGGCATTTACGGCGATTTAACGCTGATCTATGACCGCCAGGGCGGCTTTCAGCCCCTGCCCTGGAGCTACCCGGATTATGCCCAGGGGGAGCTGCCGGCGCTGTTGGAAGTGGTGCGCCAAAAATACCTCTGGCAACTCAAGGCGATGGCGGATTGA
- a CDS encoding C40 family peptidase has protein sequence MMHLWGIAALMALLLVGCAGAPPPPPPLGPVAPLPAVGRNPQEMAIEQALGDFHGAPYRSGGSTPAGVDCSGLVQALYQKAGIHLPRTVAQQYQEGRPVERSELRFGDVVFFNRYCQTRGRDVMLAGFLSPGFADDICHDGVYLGGGRFIHASPRGVFISRLDAEVWRVSYCGARRYLPGDK, from the coding sequence ATGATGCACCTCTGGGGGATTGCTGCATTAATGGCCTTATTGCTGGTGGGCTGTGCCGGGGCACCGCCGCCACCGCCGCCGCTTGGACCCGTGGCGCCCTTGCCCGCAGTGGGACGCAACCCCCAGGAGATGGCCATAGAACAGGCCCTGGGCGATTTCCATGGCGCTCCTTACCGCTCCGGGGGCAGCACCCCCGCCGGGGTGGATTGTTCAGGATTAGTCCAGGCCTTGTATCAAAAAGCCGGGATTCACCTGCCGCGCACCGTGGCCCAGCAGTACCAGGAGGGCAGGCCGGTGGAGCGCAGCGAGCTGCGTTTCGGCGACGTGGTCTTCTTTAACCGTTACTGCCAGACCCGGGGCCGGGACGTCATGCTCGCCGGGTTTCTCTCTCCGGGCTTTGCTGACGATATCTGCCACGACGGAGTCTACCTGGGCGGCGGCCGCTTCATCCATGCTTCTCCCCGGGGAGTGTTCATCAGCCGCCTGGATGCCGAGGTCTGGCGGGTGTCCTATTGCGGGGCCCGGCGTTATCTGCCCGGCGACAAGTAA
- a CDS encoding radical SAM protein yields the protein MALEVSETFVSLMGESTRAGLPAYFIRLTGCNLRCRFCDTQYAYENGSPLSVRSLVEAALAQPHRLALVTGGEPLLQAETPVLLAEMLSAGFTVCLETNGSVPIGGVDARVHRILDMKCPGSGMTERNDWRNLELLTSRDEVKFVVSDRLDFTWALEIIRSHHLSRRLAVLISPVFGKVPLPEAAAWIVDSGLPLRLNPQLHKYIWGPEVRGV from the coding sequence ATGGCTCTAGAAGTCAGCGAAACCTTTGTCAGTCTGATGGGTGAATCCACCCGGGCGGGATTGCCGGCGTATTTTATCCGGCTGACAGGCTGCAACCTGCGCTGCCGTTTTTGTGACACGCAGTATGCTTATGAGAACGGCTCACCGTTAAGCGTGAGGTCCCTGGTGGAGGCGGCCTTGGCTCAACCGCACCGCCTGGCCCTGGTTACGGGCGGCGAACCCCTGCTCCAGGCCGAGACGCCGGTCCTGCTGGCGGAAATGCTCTCCGCCGGCTTCACTGTCTGCCTGGAGACCAACGGGTCTGTGCCCATCGGCGGAGTCGATGCCCGGGTGCATCGAATTTTGGATATGAAATGTCCGGGGAGCGGCATGACCGAGCGCAACGATTGGCGCAACCTGGAGCTTTTGACCTCCCGGGATGAAGTCAAGTTCGTGGTGAGTGACCGGCTTGATTTCACTTGGGCCTTGGAGATCATCCGGAGCCACCATCTGAGCCGGCGGCTGGCCGTGCTGATCTCGCCGGTATTCGGGAAAGTGCCGCTGCCTGAGGCCGCGGCCTGGATTGTCGACAGCGGCCTGCCCTTGCGCTTGAACCCTCAGCTCCACAAATACATCTGGGGGCCGGAGGTCAGAGGAGTATGA